In Longimicrobium terrae, the following proteins share a genomic window:
- a CDS encoding YsnF/AvaK domain-containing protein, with the protein MANEHANGGGTEDVRGWLVIAGDGTMLGTVADMVAGPGAAGPDFLAIALDASVARRPGGKTVYVPSSAVRLDPVVSRVHLDGVTGEAAARLPAEPTAGPVPELHSADAAIGAPAAAERVVDGEARIVVSEEQLQVGKRIVEAGEVRIRKHVEAEQVRESISVMREDVTVERRPVPAGVGLEPRTEGDTLYVPIVEEELVVTKRLVAREELVIRKRQVMEEQVIEETLHHERAEVLGPDDVDQTPR; encoded by the coding sequence ATGGCGAACGAGCATGCAAACGGCGGCGGCACCGAGGATGTCCGCGGCTGGCTGGTGATTGCCGGCGACGGCACCATGCTGGGGACGGTGGCCGACATGGTGGCCGGTCCGGGAGCCGCGGGGCCGGATTTTCTGGCCATCGCGCTGGATGCCTCCGTCGCCCGCCGGCCCGGGGGAAAGACGGTGTACGTGCCGTCGTCCGCCGTACGGCTGGACCCGGTGGTGAGCCGCGTGCACCTGGACGGCGTCACCGGGGAGGCGGCCGCGCGCCTTCCCGCGGAGCCCACCGCCGGCCCTGTTCCCGAACTGCACTCGGCGGACGCGGCCATCGGCGCTCCGGCCGCGGCGGAACGCGTCGTGGACGGCGAGGCGCGCATCGTCGTCAGCGAAGAGCAGCTGCAGGTGGGCAAGCGCATCGTGGAAGCGGGCGAGGTGCGCATCCGCAAGCACGTGGAAGCCGAGCAGGTGCGCGAGTCCATCTCCGTCATGCGCGAGGACGTGACGGTGGAGCGCCGCCCGGTTCCCGCCGGCGTCGGGCTGGAGCCGCGCACCGAGGGCGACACGCTCTACGTCCCCATCGTGGAAGAGGAACTGGTGGTCACCAAGCGCCTGGTCGCCCGCGAGGAGCTGGTGATCCGCAAGCGCCAGGTGATGGAGGAGCAGGTGATCGAGGAAACGCTGCACCACGAGCGCGCCGAAGTCCTGGGCCCCGACGACGTGGACCAGACGCCGCGCTGA
- a CDS encoding menaquinone biosynthetic enzyme MqnA/MqnD family protein produces MDDEDAPLRLGHITYSNCFPVHAGLIDRGPPAGVRITEGVPSYLNGLLDRGEIDVAPCSSIEFARHAGDYRVLPDFVIGSRGPVRSIQFLTRRPPEQLDGCTVAMPTASATSVVLLKVLLRVRWGVQPEFVWFDQATEDPFAAGAEGALFIGDVALRADLFPDVPTRFDLGAEWMAHTGLPFAFAVWQAGGGTDAQLRDLHAALLESRAYGLANRAELARRYAEHFGFSAEFLDRYWADLSYELDEPMLRGLNHFYELAAQIGEIPSQPEIRFVDVAG; encoded by the coding sequence ATGGATGATGAAGACGCGCCGCTCCGGCTGGGGCACATTACGTACAGCAACTGCTTTCCCGTGCATGCGGGATTGATCGACCGGGGGCCGCCCGCCGGCGTGCGGATCACCGAAGGCGTGCCCTCGTACCTGAACGGCCTGCTGGACCGCGGCGAGATCGACGTGGCGCCGTGCTCCAGCATCGAGTTTGCGCGGCACGCGGGGGACTACCGCGTGCTGCCGGACTTCGTGATCGGCTCGCGCGGACCGGTGCGCAGCATCCAGTTTCTGACACGACGGCCGCCGGAGCAGCTGGACGGGTGCACCGTGGCCATGCCCACCGCCTCCGCGACCTCGGTGGTGCTTCTCAAGGTGCTGCTGCGGGTGCGGTGGGGCGTGCAGCCGGAGTTCGTGTGGTTCGACCAGGCGACGGAGGACCCGTTCGCGGCCGGAGCGGAGGGCGCGCTGTTCATTGGCGACGTGGCGTTGCGGGCCGATCTGTTTCCCGATGTGCCGACGCGCTTTGACCTGGGCGCGGAGTGGATGGCGCACACCGGGCTGCCGTTCGCCTTTGCGGTGTGGCAGGCGGGCGGCGGCACGGACGCGCAGCTTCGCGATCTGCACGCGGCGCTGCTGGAGTCGCGGGCGTACGGGCTGGCGAACCGGGCGGAACTGGCGCGGCGCTACGCGGAGCACTTCGGGTTCAGCGCGGAGTTCCTGGACCGCTACTGGGCCGACCTCTCGTACGAGTTGGACGAGCCGATGCTGCGGGGGCTGAACCACTTCTACGAACTCGCGGCGCAGATCGGCGAGATCCCGTCGCAGCCCGAGATCCGCTTCGTGGACGTGGCGGGGTGA
- a CDS encoding M14 family metallopeptidase: protein MIPSTIRRGASAAVVALALAGAARAAAQQTLTTPEQQFGHQIGADYVLPNYQQLVEYWRKLDGQSDRMRVMSIGRTAEGREQVMAIVSSPQNLRDAERYRDISRTLAMGRVDSTTAARLAADGKAIVWIDGGLHASEVLGAQQLMETVWQLISRDDAETRRILDDVIILAVHANPDGMELVSNWYTRNPNPQQRTMAGIPRLYQKYIGHDNNRDFYASTQPETENMNRVMYHEWLPQIVYNHHQTGPTGTVMFAPPFRDPFNFNYDPLIVSGIDMVGAAMQNRFLAEDKPGVTQRKGSNYSTWWNGGLRTTAYFHNMIGLLTETIGNPTPMDVAFVPARQIPSGDLPSPVAPQQWHFRRSIDYSITANYAVLDYASRYRQTLLTNMWRMARNSVQRGQRDEWTVMPRHVDSVRAAIAAERGAAPGEANAVMVSGGQFAGAANPVESARYQALLHRPEWRDARGYVIPSDQADFATAGKFIDALRENGVEVQRATAPFTVAGKRYAAGSYVVMAAQPFRPHVMDMFEPQDHPNDFLYQGGPPIPPYDNAGWTLAYQMGVKFDRVLEGFSGPFQPVTEWNVPRPAGRVASGSGGWILTARQNDAFTAVNRLLASGQEVWRVRQAARGAQAGDFWVSGSVPRAQVQALADSLGLTVGTGARPSGATRLRPLRIALWDRYGGSMPSGWTRWIFEQFGFPYQQVFQQELDAGNLNPKYDVIVFVDGAIPERDPRGGTNAFMPDPATLPAELRTQVGNVTIERTVPKIREFLENGGTVLTIGSSTALARHLGLPVEDAMVEAGQNGEQRHLPREKFFIPGSLLQVRVDNTAPVAWGMETQADVMFDDSPVFRLGADAASRGVRRVAWYDSATPLRSGWAWGQQYLQNGAAVVSADVGRGTLYLFGPEIAFRAQPHGTFKLLFNGLYESVSKPAVQ from the coding sequence TTGATCCCGTCCACAATCAGGCGCGGCGCGTCCGCGGCCGTGGTGGCGCTTGCACTGGCCGGCGCCGCACGCGCCGCCGCGCAGCAGACGCTCACCACCCCCGAGCAGCAGTTCGGCCACCAGATCGGCGCCGACTACGTGCTCCCCAACTACCAGCAGCTGGTGGAGTACTGGCGCAAGCTCGACGGCCAGAGCGACCGCATGCGCGTGATGAGCATCGGGCGCACGGCGGAGGGGCGCGAGCAGGTGATGGCCATCGTCAGCAGCCCGCAGAACCTGCGCGACGCCGAACGCTACCGCGACATCAGCCGCACCCTGGCCATGGGCCGCGTGGACAGCACGACCGCCGCGCGGCTGGCGGCGGACGGCAAGGCCATCGTGTGGATCGACGGCGGCCTGCACGCCAGCGAAGTGCTGGGCGCGCAGCAGCTGATGGAGACCGTGTGGCAGCTCATCAGCCGCGACGACGCCGAAACGCGCCGCATTCTGGACGACGTGATCATCCTGGCCGTGCACGCCAATCCCGACGGCATGGAGCTGGTGAGCAACTGGTACACGCGCAATCCCAATCCCCAGCAGCGCACGATGGCGGGGATTCCGCGGCTGTACCAGAAGTACATCGGCCACGACAACAACCGTGACTTCTACGCCTCGACGCAGCCCGAGACGGAGAACATGAACCGCGTGATGTACCACGAGTGGCTGCCGCAGATCGTGTACAACCATCACCAGACCGGACCCACGGGAACGGTGATGTTCGCCCCGCCCTTTCGCGACCCGTTCAACTTCAACTACGACCCGCTCATCGTCAGCGGCATCGACATGGTGGGCGCGGCGATGCAGAACCGCTTCCTGGCGGAGGACAAGCCGGGCGTCACGCAGCGCAAGGGAAGCAACTACAGCACGTGGTGGAACGGCGGCCTGCGCACCACGGCCTACTTTCACAACATGATCGGCCTGCTGACGGAAACGATCGGCAATCCCACGCCCATGGACGTGGCCTTCGTCCCCGCGCGGCAGATTCCCAGCGGCGACCTGCCCTCGCCGGTGGCCCCGCAGCAGTGGCACTTCCGCCGCAGCATCGACTACAGCATCACGGCCAACTACGCCGTGCTGGACTACGCGTCGCGCTACCGGCAGACGCTGCTGACCAACATGTGGCGCATGGCGCGCAACTCGGTGCAGCGCGGCCAGCGCGACGAGTGGACCGTCATGCCGCGCCACGTGGATTCGGTGCGCGCCGCCATCGCCGCCGAGCGCGGCGCGGCGCCGGGCGAGGCCAACGCGGTGATGGTGTCGGGCGGGCAGTTCGCCGGCGCCGCCAACCCGGTGGAATCGGCGCGCTACCAGGCGCTGCTGCACCGCCCCGAGTGGCGCGACGCGCGCGGCTACGTGATCCCCAGCGACCAGGCGGACTTTGCCACGGCCGGCAAGTTCATCGACGCGCTGCGCGAGAACGGCGTGGAGGTGCAGCGGGCCACGGCGCCGTTCACCGTGGCGGGCAAGCGGTACGCGGCGGGATCGTACGTGGTGATGGCGGCGCAGCCGTTTCGCCCGCACGTGATGGACATGTTCGAGCCGCAGGACCATCCCAACGACTTTCTGTACCAGGGCGGCCCGCCCATTCCCCCGTATGACAACGCGGGATGGACGCTGGCCTACCAGATGGGCGTGAAGTTCGACCGCGTGCTGGAAGGCTTCAGCGGCCCGTTCCAGCCGGTGACGGAGTGGAACGTGCCCCGCCCCGCCGGCCGCGTGGCTTCCGGGAGCGGCGGATGGATTCTGACGGCGCGGCAGAACGATGCCTTCACGGCCGTCAACCGGCTGCTGGCGTCGGGGCAGGAAGTGTGGCGCGTGCGGCAGGCGGCGCGCGGCGCGCAGGCGGGCGACTTCTGGGTCAGCGGCAGCGTACCGCGCGCCCAGGTGCAGGCGCTGGCCGATTCGCTGGGGCTGACCGTGGGCACCGGCGCGCGCCCGTCCGGCGCCACGCGGCTGCGGCCGCTGCGCATCGCGCTGTGGGACCGCTACGGCGGCAGCATGCCCAGCGGCTGGACGCGGTGGATCTTTGAGCAGTTCGGCTTTCCGTACCAGCAGGTGTTTCAGCAGGAGCTGGACGCGGGGAACCTGAACCCGAAGTACGACGTCATCGTCTTTGTGGACGGCGCCATTCCGGAGCGCGATCCGCGCGGAGGCACCAACGCCTTCATGCCGGACCCGGCCACGCTGCCGGCGGAACTGCGCACGCAGGTGGGCAACGTCACCATCGAGCGCACGGTGCCCAAGATCCGCGAGTTCCTGGAGAACGGCGGCACAGTGCTCACCATTGGCTCCAGCACCGCGCTGGCCCGCCACCTGGGGCTGCCGGTGGAAGACGCCATGGTGGAGGCGGGGCAGAACGGCGAGCAGCGCCACCTGCCGCGCGAAAAGTTCTTCATCCCCGGCTCGCTGCTGCAGGTGCGGGTCGACAACACGGCGCCGGTGGCGTGGGGGATGGAAACGCAGGCGGACGTGATGTTCGACGACTCGCCGGTGTTCCGGCTGGGCGCGGACGCGGCGTCGCGCGGCGTGCGGCGGGTGGCGTGGTACGATTCGGCGACGCCGCTGCGCAGCGGATGGGCGTGGGGGCAGCAGTACCTGCAGAACGGCGCGGCGGTCGTGTCGGCCGACGTGGGCCGGGGGACGCTGTACCTGTTCGGGCCGGAGATCGCGTTCCGTGCGCAGCCGCACGGCACGTTCAAGCTGCTGTTCAACGGCCTGTACGAGTCCGTTTCCAAGCCCGCCGTGCAGTAA